The Mercurialis annua linkage group LG7, ddMerAnnu1.2, whole genome shotgun sequence genome includes the window GAATCGACCTTGTCGGTCTGATCCGATTCTGACGATTCAGTACCGGTTCTAGCTCGACTCATACCATAGAGTCGATTCATTGTACTTATCAATTCTGACTCGTATCATCCCTCTAAAGTGAACACACTAAAGTTTAGGAAGCAAATAGTAAGGAGAAAAAAGAACTGAGTTGATTATATACTGATTTCAGATgcaaggtaatcggaacacacgaCTGAAAAAGATTTTGGAGGAGATAAAGGAAGAAGACGGGGAGGGTGAAGTACGTGAAAGAATGCAGATATTAAGTTCGCAGCTCATTGATTCCATTTCCAACTTGCATGAGGTTTTCACCAGCCGAATATTTGTCGCAGCCTGTCGTGGATTCTGGGATAAGATGGGACAGGTGCAATAATCAAACACATTTCTCTAGTTCTATTTTCTATCTTAATGATTCACAAGACTAACATTCGTTACGTTATGGTTCATGTCAGATTGTTTTGAAGTTTCTTGAAGGAAGAAAGGAAAATAGAGTGTGGTATAATGGCTCTTGTTATGCTCTTGGGGTGAGTACCGTCCCTATTGTTTATTCTCAACATTCAAAGGATAATCAAAATGTTGGTTCGGttaaataacaaacaatttaaagaaatcatattaaccaaaatcaaactgaTTCTGTATTTGTTATGATGTTGGTTTGAGTAGCAAAATAGCGATGTCTCACGATTTCCTTTGTTTTGTCATCAATATACAGATACTTGATGACACTTTTGCTTCCGAAATGCAAAGACTGCTCGGAAACTCATTGCAAGAGAAGGATATAGAGGCACCTCGTTCCGTAATTGAAGCTCGCTCTATTCTTTGCAGAGATACAGCAAATACATCTGACACTTCCACGTATTTCTATGTTTAGTTATGGGTTATACTTTATGTTATACCAAGTCCCCAATATCAATGTCTATAATTTGTCGCAAGGGGGATTTTGTTACAGGCCAAGGGGGATTTTCATCTTTAGTTATAGGCTTATACGGACACATTCAATCAATTCCATCATATTCTTTTTGTAAATGATTTCAAATGTGaaatataattttactattCTTTCATTTATGGGTTTTAATGATTGGAAGAGAACAAAAACGAGGTTCCGACTCCATTTTTCTAGGCATAGTTGctttaaaatcaaactataaACCACAAACTTATTAGCAAATTTAACACGGacttttaattttagatatgatagtttatgttttaaatcgCCAGAAAATCTGtgctaaattgcaaaaaaacgTTAAAGTTCGTGATTATTAAAGCAATAAAGACTTTTTCCATTGCAAACTCAATTATATAGCAAAGCTGCCGGAAAGAGGCACGTCGGGGCAAAAGAAGCAGAGTCGCTCCAATTTCCCCGGATTCtgacaaaagaaaacaaaaacaaattagcTAGTTGATATTTCCATAGATTAAAGACAAAAATGAAAACTGCACAAGTTTCACATCAGCAGAGAAAAATTGCAGCAACTCGGTGCACTGTTTGTTGGATATTGTGTTCCATTCTCCGAGGACCATTTTTAGGTCGCTTCACCGGCATATGGGATCATCAAGTTCCTTTTCCTTGTTGGATCTGCTGAAGAAGTGCTGCTGCGAGCTGTAACGTTGCTTGGAGACGTTTTTGTGGATCTCCATCTGCATCTTCTTGTGCACTATTAGAATTTTGCATCTGAAAATTCGAATTCCCATTATGAACAATGTCTCTTTGATTAGGCATATTATTTGAAACCTGAGCCTGCTGTTGCTGCAATTGTTGCGGTTGGCCAAACTGAGACGATGAAATATCAGAACCAATGCGATTCATCTGTACAGCCCCCGGTGCTGTCCTGAACTGGTTCTCGAACTGGTTCATTGCATTTGTTTGCCGAACATCTTCACCCAAAGATACATTTTGATTGCTTTCCGATTGCCTCTGCTGCTGTCCGAGAAGAGATGATGCTAATTGTGCAAGTTGCCTCGGTTGTAGGCCAGCCATCGGCAGAGACGAAGGAACTGAAGATTTATTTCCTTCCGAATGCCTGTTTCCGGTATAATGAGGAAACCCATCTTCTTGTGCAACAGAATCATTGTACGCCTGCAAGGATTCATTTCTATTACCGGAAAAAGAATTTGGTGGATGGTGAGAAGACCAATTGGCTCCAGGCATCGGGTTTCGCTGCGGGATTGGATATTCATTATGCCTGTTGTCATTATACGAATTGGATATCCTACCAACACCATGGGATGAGCCTGAAAATGCTGCCTGAGCACCGGATTGAGCCATTTCCCTAGAAAAAGATGGATCACCTCCTGATCTACCCAAATCTGTAAAAGGTGGCATTGAAGAAAAATGACCTGAAGGTGTCGATGGTGCATCTACATGGAAGGGTAATAAATTTGTACCTCTTTGTCCATTTGGATGGTGAAGAGGGCCCATATCTGGACCGGGAAGTTCTAACCTCAAAACAACACCGGAAATGCACAGTTTTCCGGGTACTTTCAGTACTTTCTCTGAAAATTCAGATGGCGGTACAAGAAACAAGGTGGTCTTATCGTCCAATTTAGCCACTGCAGCACGCTGCTTCTCCCCAAGATAATGCATGAATTCATTGTAGTATCCCATGTCACTATCACTAGCAGGGGCAAAGAAAACAGCAAAAGCAGACGCTGCTTGATAGTAGTGCTTCGCAAGCATGTCGAGGCCAGTCCTCGCAGTGCAGTCAAGAAATTCCGGCCTGAAAGCATAAATATGAGTGTTAACGATGATTCTTAAGTCCACTAGAgaagaaaatgaaatattagACAGCAAAATACAAGCCTTGCTGTAGAAAATTGCAAAATACTCTCAGAACTGCACTAGCTCCCCTCATGAATATACATGTTCAAACACAATATATTTAACAACTATTTTAAGATTATGGAAAAGTTTATAATCAGATTAGATTCAAAAATTGGCATTAGCGTATACAAATAGCACGATAGGAATAAAAAAATGGATAAGTTGCATGtccaaataaacaaacaaaataatgaTATCATTATCAACAAGATAAAGGGAGTCTTCAAGGTCAAACATTCTTGGATAAAGACAGCCTgccaaatcatataaataaaagaaaatagccTGCCAATTCACCATCTTAACCACAACATATAGAAGAAGGGATCATTTTGCTGATGTTCAGAATTCCTGACACATCAGTCACTTTGATCCACCTTTGCTTTCGAgcaaaaatcaagaacagaacAAATCAATGAGAACACAGTGCAGTCAAGAGAAATTGGATCCCTTTGCTGACGTAAAAGCAGCCATAATAAGCAACTGAAAGCCAAAATTAAGGATATAGATATACACTACTTACAACATGATGTCCAGGGCTTTTCCTACAGGAAAAGCGCGAGCATGACAGACAGGAGTTCCACCCTTTGCAATAGTTCCTTCCCATTTCCACAACTTCAATGAGGATGGTTCTGGCTCAGGACTAAATATTTTCCTCTCGATAGGATTTGAAGGCACAGCAGCCGACATGGACTGGAGATTTTCATAAGGCGCTTTCCAGAGGTCACTCCTTTCTGCATGAGGATGAGAGAAATTGCTTGGGCGCTCCTGGTTTGGCTTATACCCGTAGTTCTTCTCATAGACCTCAGGTTGGCTAAAGTCAGAAAAGGATCTTGGGAAAGCACGTTTCTCCTGCTCATTGTCAGAGTAAGGATACTCTGGAAGCTCTTTGTCAGGAGGAAAGGAGTCGGTCTTCAATTTCTTGGCTCCATGGAATACATAGGAATCTTCTGATGAGTCCCACGGTTCTTCATAGTATGAGGCCTTCTGAGGATTTTTTTGAGGAAATTCATCAAAATGAGAGTCCCTTTCTCTGGTAGGATTATCATGGCGTTCATACACATTTGGTGAAGGTCCTAGATCTTCCCCAAACCTCCAATTATCACCACCAGGATGCAACATGCGCTTTCTGTTAACGCCATATGCATCAGAATCTGGATCCGAGTTTGCCCCAAAAGAAGATCTGGAATCTGCAGTTAAGCTTCCAAAGTTCCTATCCCGCTGAAAGTTCTCAGAGCCACCTGGCTGACCATTTGATTTGAACTGTGGAGAGTGGGGGGTCCTTCCACTACCTGATGAGCCACCTTCATTCCTGGCAAAACAAATATGCACACGAGGATTTCCAAATAATTTACCCTGAAGGGTTTCTTTTGCCCTGCAAGCCGACGTTACATTCCTATAGCGAACAAAAGCATAACTACGACCTGGAAATGCAGTAATCTTTTCAATATCACCAAACGGTGAGAAGGCTTTTCTTAAGATCATTTCATCTACCTTCAGTAAGGCTGGAAAACCTATCCATAACACCTCACTGGGTTCTGCATTTTTATCATTCATCTTGGATTTGTCAGCATAAAAAGGTTCAGGACTAGCAGTACCCAGTCTAGAGTCCCTCTGTGAGAAAGGGGATCCTTTCAATGCAGAGCGTTGTTCATCTCGCCGTTGCAAATAATCTTCATCACGTGATGGTGCCAATGCCTTATCCTGAGATAAGAATCTCATCAAGGTAAGAGAACGCAATCCTTAAAGTACTCAAATGTTATTTTTGATTTCgattttaaatgtaattaaaaGAGTGGAAAATTTGAGTTCAAGTAAGCTTCATAGCATTTGAAACTGTAATCAAGCTACGCACAATCACAAGTAAGACTTgctaatatttatgataattcaGATAATTAGTAACGCAATCTTCTTAATCAATATACTGTAGTAAACAATGGCAAGCCAAAGTTGCTCATGGAGTGGTTACCCCAATATGCCACTTAGAATGATAATTCACAGCTTTAGATATCctgaaaaatttcaaaacctgATGTTGCACTGTAACCAATTTCATACTTATAAATATGCCAGATTCTCATCTTCATGTGAAAAAAAGACTGATTAAAAGAGAACAGCATATGGTGGTTAAGCTGGCAAGTGATTTGTTCACCGCTGAGTCAACCCTCAATAAGAGATAATGCAACTGCCTGAACCCATAGAATTGATTACAGAGATCAATAAAGCTGCACACTCTAATTCTAGACTTGTAGACTTAATAGCTGTATCAAAAACTAAAGTAATTGGTTGAGAGTGCCATA containing:
- the LOC126655040 gene encoding flowering time control protein FPA isoform X1, which produces MGSRAGGGGGGSRDRFRRDFTSSSSSYPPRFEDSNNNSNTNFTGGKRTSKNPPSRHLWVGNLPHSIMENDLTRHFLHFGELETVAFQEGRSYAFINFRNDDDAIAALKALQGFPLAGNPLRIEFAKADKALAPSRDEDYLQRRDEQRSALKGSPFSQRDSRLGTASPEPFYADKSKMNDKNAEPSEVLWIGFPALLKVDEMILRKAFSPFGDIEKITAFPGRSYAFVRYRNVTSACRAKETLQGKLFGNPRVHICFARNEGGSSGSGRTPHSPQFKSNGQPGGSENFQRDRNFGSLTADSRSSFGANSDPDSDAYGVNRKRMLHPGGDNWRFGEDLGPSPNVYERHDNPTRERDSHFDEFPQKNPQKASYYEEPWDSSEDSYVFHGAKKLKTDSFPPDKELPEYPYSDNEQEKRAFPRSFSDFSQPEVYEKNYGYKPNQERPSNFSHPHAERSDLWKAPYENLQSMSAAVPSNPIERKIFSPEPEPSSLKLWKWEGTIAKGGTPVCHARAFPVGKALDIMLPEFLDCTARTGLDMLAKHYYQAASAFAVFFAPASDSDMGYYNEFMHYLGEKQRAAVAKLDDKTTLFLVPPSEFSEKVLKVPGKLCISGVVLRLELPGPDMGPLHHPNGQRGTNLLPFHVDAPSTPSGHFSSMPPFTDLGRSGGDPSFSREMAQSGAQAAFSGSSHGVGRISNSYNDNRHNEYPIPQRNPMPGANWSSHHPPNSFSGNRNESLQAYNDSVAQEDGFPHYTGNRHSEGNKSSVPSSLPMAGLQPRQLAQLASSLLGQQQRQSESNQNVSLGEDVRQTNAMNQFENQFRTAPGAVQMNRIGSDISSSQFGQPQQLQQQQAQVSNNMPNQRDIVHNGNSNFQMQNSNSAQEDADGDPQKRLQATLQLAAALLQQIQQGKGT
- the LOC126655040 gene encoding flowering time control protein FPA isoform X2, whose translation is MGSRAGGGGGGSRDRFRRDFTSSSSSYPPRFEDSNNNSNTNFTGGKRTSKNPPSRHLWVGNLPHSIMENDLTRHFLHFGELETVAFQEGRSYAFINFRNDDDAIAALKALQGFPLAGNPLRIEFAKADKALAPSRDEDYLQRRDEQRSALKGSPFSQRDSRLGTASPEPFYADKSKMNDKNAEPSEVLWIGFPALLKVDEMILRKAFSPFGDIEKITAFPGRSYAFVRYRNVTSACRAKETLQGKLFGNPRVHICFARNEGGSSGSGRTPHSPQFKSNGQPGGSENFQRDRNFGSLTADSRSSFGANSDPDSDAYGVNRKRMLHPGGDNWRFGEDLGPSPNVYERHDNPTRERDSHFDEFPQKNPQKASYYEEPWDSSEDSYVFHGAKKLKTDSFPPDKELPEYPYSDNEQEKRAFPRSFSDFSQPEVYEKNYGYKPNQERPSNFSHPHAERSDLWKAPYENLQSMSAAVPSNPIERKIFSPEPEPSSLKLWKWEGTIAKGGTPVCHARAFPVGKALDIMLPEFLDCTARTGLDMLAKHYYQAASAFAVFFAPASDSDMGYYNEFMHYLGEKQRAAVAKLDDKTTLFLVPPSEFSEKVLKVPGKLCISGVVLRLELPGPDMGPLHHPNGQRDLGRSGGDPSFSREMAQSGAQAAFSGSSHGVGRISNSYNDNRHNEYPIPQRNPMPGANWSSHHPPNSFSGNRNESLQAYNDSVAQEDGFPHYTGNRHSEGNKSSVPSSLPMAGLQPRQLAQLASSLLGQQQRQSESNQNVSLGEDVRQTNAMNQFENQFRTAPGAVQMNRIGSDISSSQFGQPQQLQQQQAQVSNNMPNQRDIVHNGNSNFQMQNSNSAQEDADGDPQKRLQATLQLAAALLQQIQQGKGT